AGATTTCACGTGCATTAAGAAACTACgtaagttttcaatcaatgaatatgaattaatttattataattgatTAATTTGCCCAATGACCATGAATTCTTTACTTAATTTTTCTAGGTTGGTCAAATATCTATTTTCAAGGCTAATTACTTAATCAAAGAAATAATAGGaataatattgtaatttatgcattaattttatgaaatgataAGTACTATgaaccaactatttatagtaaaaatgaGGTATAAAAAGGAACATAGGGAGTACTATTCATTTTTGAATGTttaaatgacttatatttaataaataagagTGATTTGATTAATTACTCCTATCATTTGCTGTTTTTTAATCTCAATGTCAAATTAATAGTGGacaaaatatttactattttaagGTGTTTGTAATTTTACTGAACAATTATTACAAAAAGtaacatgaaaaaattattattatttttctgaatttctaaaatgaaagagataattacatttaaaaatcacaacaataatttaagACGGAAGGAATAGGAGATTGCGTAAAGAGATCTTTTTTTTCCCGTCTTTCTTTCATTTCCAAACTTCCATCAGATAATTATGACATTTCTTTATTACAAAACTACCCATGTTATAATTAAAGAAAGGGGATAATGCTAAATGACCAAaatatttggctaaaatttagctaaaaaatttggctaaaatttagccagaaaattaaaaaagtctatagtattctttttatttaaagttaaactgatttgttttctattttttaattaaaatgtattaaagttaaaaagataaaaatgttttaaaaagtaaaataacatatatatttttaattttctggccaaattctgGCCAAAAGAATTCCCCCTCGCCCCCACCTTTAATTTATATCTTTTTGAATTGTACTTTTCTATTCCTTTCTTTGGGTAGTgctaaatgaccagaaaatttAGCCAAAATTtgattagaaatttaaaaaatttgtaatatttttttttattttaaaataaactgatcctttttttcattttttaattaaaagctatcaaagttaaaaggataaaaatatttaaaaagataaaataacataggtaaAATATCATTCTAATCAAATTCTCGCCAAAAAGAATTTTTCCAAATTAAAGGACATCAGATTTCCACCTTCCTTCCACTTCACTTTGTTGGTTTTTTGGTCGTATTGGGTTGACAAATGTCTTCTGAGAGGAAACAAATTTCTTACTTCTCAAAACTTGCAAATTTAAGAAAAGCCTATTACTAAGATGGGGGAGAAATAACACAATATTGCAAAATGAATTTAAGTTGTTTACGCAATATATAATACTGTATAGAGATTCTTCttgtattattattgttattattattactatagaCTAAACACGTTATGATtgatttactatttttattaggTTGTTATTGAGAAAAATAGATTCAAAGATATTCTTTAAAGGTGTCGTTTGACCACAAATATTTGGAAAAAAGTACTGTGATAGTATTCGCTTTGAGATCaaaattgtaaattatttttttttttaaccaaggGTTGTTTggttttaatataaattatctATGACATGTAAGAGTTGgtgtttcaattaattttgaaacaaatttatccattatgttttgaaataacaaaatacatgaATGTGAATTGTAacattcattttgttttaattctaCGTTATTGGTTTTTTGAAAGATACTTTTGTTTTAATTCTACGTTAGTAGTTTTTGAaagataagttttttttttcaattcatgaACCTATGataaatacaatttaattaaagtctttTCTTGCAAAACTTTTGTTCTATAAATTGAGTTTCTTTTGATTGAAAAGAACAAGCACTCAAAAAACTACTTTCCCTTGAAAAACATTTGTGAGACATTAATCAAAAGGTGATATCATCAATTCAAGAATAGAAGAACAACATTCTTGAATGCTACTTATTTGTGGCTTCGATGAATCCCGGAGACAGAGTTGTTATTTATTCTTTCGATTGCTCGTGGAAGAGACTCCAACTATCTTCAAGAAACGTTTTAATGTGCCTCTAAGACAAACAAGTTTTATTTTGATCAATTCCTTGTACTTTTATCATTCTTGTTCTAACATGACACGGCCTTGTAATTTAGAGATTAATTATGCAAAAATTAAGACTACCAAAATTAATGAATTAGTTATACAAGACTAACAATGCAATAATTAATTGGGCAAGAATTAGTAATGCAtgtcaaaagaaaaagacaatATTTTATGCATGTAGACAATAAATACCATGACAATGTGTTGCAGTATAGGTAGTAAACATTAAAAAGAACGAACTTACATTTGAAATTTACAAATCTACATCAAGTCAATGAGCATATATGGCTCATGTTGAAATATACATGCTTATTTCTGtgcttattttaatttgttcgatattgtaaatatatataaacttttatttttatttgttgtttataaaTTAAGAATATATTAAATGTATCAATAATATCATTTAATCTCATAATTTTAGACATTTCAggtgaaaaattaaaactaaaaattattaaaaaaacaagacaaacaaatttaaatttagataATAAAAACTTTACTTAACGCATAAAAACTTCGTGcgtaaaaaagttgaaaaaagacaaaaagtCAAGTCAGGGGTCTACCCTGAAGCATGCCAGAATTTTGGCGTTTTTATTACGGTTCTATTGCCTTTATGAGTTGGATATAGATAAATGACAAAAAGGTGAAACCAAAACCTAaaacataaattgaacataccttatattatattaacatcACACAATTAGAGGTACGATGACAAGGAGTAGTAATTAGTGCGATTGCACCAACAAGCACCCCACCACTATTTTGGAAACCTAAATTATGACTTCGAATTTTTCTTCCTATATGTACGAAAAATCATACTCCTACctaatttttattgatttaggTAATTTATTATCCTAACAAATATGAGAAATGAGTTTTTTCTTATTGTCTtcgaaaaataatacaatttttttcttactttctcCGTCCAATAATAATTATCCATTATAGTGTTATATTAAGATATTCAACAATACTTGTTCACTCTATGAAATTAATAGAGAATTTtacacttattttttaatttactcttattattaattaaagtcatttcctattacatttttcaaatattatatttattatattcaaaaattgatattgtaaaattattatgttatttataatttcttaagaagtgtgctgataaacaaaaaaataataattcaggATTATTATACATAGTTAAATTCTTATGGTATTTCTCTTTCCTATTTTGTTAGCGCAATATTCCCTTTTAGAAAATCTGAATTGAAAGAGACGAGCATAACTGAACTAGCGAGGTGTTTCTCGAAGCTAGAGGTTCCAGCTTTAAATTAATGCCCTTTGCTAAACTCTCTGCTCATAACACATAGATCACTGCCTGCTAAGTATAAGGGGATGAAGAATACTTcaagattttgagttttttgtatacccttttgtttttttgtttgcttCTTTGCAACTAGGAGCTAAGATGGCTGAGGATATTTGTTTGTTTGCCAAGGTTTGTTTATGGTTGCATTTTCTTTTCTGTAGCTCtttttgtgtttgttaagcTGAGATCCAGCTAAAAATTTGTTCTTTGGGTACATCTACATTTCTTGTTTGAGCTGGAAATCCAGCTCCCCCTCTTCTTGTTGGGTTACTTGGCGGTGCTACTATTTCTCTTCTGGTGGGTTCGAACTTAAAGTTATCTTGGAGTATATTCTTctacacaaaaaatattatttgtgcACTTATTCGTGTAAAAACAGAGGAAAAATTTGTGCATTCTCTTGTATTTGTTCTTCCGATTTCtgataaaagaaattttgagttttcaatCTGCAAATAAGTatgaattttactttttcaaataCTTTCAAAGACATCTTGCCTAGTCTATTTTTGGCCTGTGGAATGATAATTGTAGATTAATATGTATTCGGTTACATGTGTTTGATCTATCTTATCTTGTAACCTAATTTGTGCCGGTGGTGTTGCTTTACCTCGAAATACTTGCTCTGTTTTTCCCATTAAAGTTAGTAATACGGattgtttctctctttttttcaatAAAGAACTCACCTTTCTTTATAATGGGGGTAGGGCAAAGGGAAATGGGGAGGGAATCAAACCCTCACCAACTTTAGGTAGTCAATCAACTGAGCTGCTAAGATTCCTCTTTTTACGGTGTTAGTGTTCCTTATGTAGCATTTTTACTTGAGCTTATTTACCTGAAGGAAACTTTTATCCTGCTTAATATGTGATATAAGGTTAAAATGATTCATAACTTCACATTTGTTGTCTGCTTTCCACTTTGACATTGACCATTGTCTTGTATTTGAATGGCAGGATAGTATCATTATAAAACCTCCCAAGAAATCTCCAGCATTGTTAAGGATGGTGGTTGTAGCGTTTACGCTGATCTTTGGTATTTATATCTGTTCAATTTGTCTTAAACAAACTAGCTTGGAGAATACAAGTAAATACTTGAACATTGAAGTCGTGGAAAAGCCTTGCCATAACTATGACATGGATCAATCCGAAATTCCGTATGTGCATTATCCGCAGCCAAAAACCTTTAGCCGGTATGTACTCAAGaaatttcggtttggtttttaAGTTTCTGTCTTACACGAATTTGCCTAAACTAATTTCATCTGCATTGTTAATTGATTTAGGGCTGAATGTAGCTGTAATCCTGTACGGCGCTTTGCCATTCTCTCAATGCAAAGGTCTGGGAGTGGATGGTTTGAGACACTATTGAATAGTCATATGAACGTAAGCTCCAATGGTGAAATATTCTCTGTCAAATATAGGAGAGAAAATGCTTCTTCAATCCTGAGGACATTGGACACAGTTTACAATTTGGACTTCTTTACGAGTGCTTCCAAAAATCACTGCTCAGCTGCAGTGGGCTTCAAGTGGATGCTTAATCAGGTAATAACCTTTGTTACCTTAAAACTGTCCCTTGTCATCCTTCAGATTCTATATTTTGGAAAACTTGTAGGTACAGATGAATATTGTGTAGCTAAGGGTAGGCCTCTCTCGAACTCCTCAAGATTCAGAGTGTTTGAAGATAATTAGCTATAACTCCACATCACCAAAGTAATTCTCTGACAATTTACTGCTTGAGACAAAGAAGTGCATTCATATTTGTGCTTCTAGAAGTAACTTTGACAATTTCAGAGTACTCAAATGCAAACAGCAAGAGTGTATGGCTTCCCTAGTGAAACTGGAAAGTTTCACCGAACTGTTAAGACTAGTTAGTGAGATGACAGATTTTTGTTAATATTGATATGACAGATAAAAAGGgcaaaaatattgtaattacTTGATGCTTTTATCACATAAAACTGTTCGTACATTGTTCTGGATGTGATGATAGCTGAACACCCATGCACACATGGAAGTGTTGGCCGCTCTTTTTATTTTCCTTGTTAATGGGAAGCACTACACCTAATTGACTTGGTTGATAATTGCCATTGCAGGGGTTAATAGAACACCATAAGGAAATTGTTGAGTACTTCAATAGGAAGGGTGTTTCCGTGATATTTCTCTTTAGAAAGAATCTACTGCGACGTATGGTTTCCGTTCTTTCTAATTCCCATGATCGATATGCCAAACTCTTGAATGGAACACATAAGTCTCATGTGCACTCACATGAAGAGGTATCTTCTTGCATCCTTCCCTCTTTATCATTA
The Solanum stenotomum isolate F172 chromosome 12, ASM1918654v1, whole genome shotgun sequence DNA segment above includes these coding regions:
- the LOC125849279 gene encoding uncharacterized protein LOC125849279 produces the protein MAEDICLFAKDSIIIKPPKKSPALLRMVVVAFTLIFGIYICSICLKQTSLENTSKYLNIEVVEKPCHNYDMDQSEIPYVHYPQPKTFSRAECSCNPVRRFAILSMQRSGSGWFETLLNSHMNVSSNGEIFSVKYRRENASSILRTLDTVYNLDFFTSASKNHCSAAVGFKWMLNQGLIEHHKEIVEYFNRKGVSVIFLFRKNLLRRMVSVLSNSHDRYAKLLNGTHKSHVHSHEEAGTLAKYKPEINTTLLITDLKRMEVSATEALDYFNSTRHMILYYEDIVRNQAKLVDVLEFLRLPNMDLSSRQVKIHNGPLWKHIKNWDDVNKTLSGTAYEKFLRPDY